From a single Lytechinus variegatus isolate NC3 chromosome 9, Lvar_3.0, whole genome shotgun sequence genomic region:
- the LOC121422000 gene encoding FAD synthase-like, producing MRCDMILMSVFTSLRRVSIFSRHFVGCRQTSNRLRSLSGMAANTDGKPTAGIIIIGDEILKGQTLDTNSHFICSELYKLGVRVERVSVIHDDLSVIASEVASFSKRYTHVITSGGIGPTHDDVTFEGVAKAFDEEVIPHPELVKICKDYFGADSSMDSPQLKMALIPKSSTLTFGTNLKTGQKMLYPLVSVKNVYVFPGIPKLLEGAFLSLKEKLFQGSQVHFHLREIFISTHEIAIAPYLNQFNAKYKGRVHLGSYPKLSHSYYTVKLTLECEDEKTLEDAHSELLSLLPREHIVNYIQDPISNAAEAVYGLASNQDQPSPPPGPGTTQLESSASSPATCLANDVSSGLEDPLIARLATALQVIEEALEKYKMEEICAGFNGGKDCTALIHLFHAVVKRKYPEYKGQLQVLYIQHPHGTFHEVDEFVDESIKRYNLKTILIKGRIKDALWDMKKNHPTIKAVLMGTRQTDPHSASLSAFSPTDEGWPELMRVNPMLFWSYHDVWAFLRRLFVPYCRLYDKGYTSLGSVSTTSPNPALMYTTDRGEIKYHPAHKLAEEEHERSGRVPFSPK from the exons ATGCGATGTGATATGATTCTGATGAGTGTATTTACAAGTTTGAGACGTGTTTCCATCTTTAGTCGCCATTTTGTAGGCTGTCGACAAACATCTAATCGACTGCGATCTTTGAGCGGAATGGCAGCGAACACAGACGGGAAACCTACGGCGGGGATCATAA TCATAGGTGATGAGATTCTGAAAGGTCAAACTCTGGATACAAACTCACACTTCATCTGCAGTGAACTCTACAAGCTGGGGGTCAGAGTTGAGAGG GTTTCTGTGATTCATGATGATCTGTCAGTCATTGCCAGTGAAGTTGCTTCGTTCTCCAAACGTTACACCCATGTTATTACTTCAGGTGGTATTGGACCCACCCATGATGATGTTACCTTTGAAG GTGTAGCCAAGGCTTTTGATGAGGAGGTAATACCCCACCCTGAGCTGGTGAAGATATGCAAAGATTACTTTGGTGCTGATAGCTCTATGGATTCGCCGCAACTCAAAATGGCTCTG ATTCCCAAGTCTTCCACCCTGACTTTCGGCACAAACCTCAAAACAGGACAGAAGATGCTTTACCCTCTTGTTTCTGTCAAGAACGTGTATGTCTTCCCTGGCATTCCAAAGCTGTTAGAGGGTGCTTTCCTCTCACTCAAG GAGAAATTATTCCAGGGCTCTCAAGTTCATTTCCACCTTCGAGAGATCTTTATCAGCACCCATGAGATCGCCATAGCTCCTTACCTTAACCAATTCAACGCCAAATACAAAGGAAGGGTGCATCTTGGGTCCTATCCAAAACTTAGTCATAG TTATTACACCGTCAAGCTTACTTTAGAATGTGAAGATGAGAAGACCTTAGAGGATGCTCACAGTGAACTTCTTTCTTTGCTACCTCGTG AGCATATTGTAAACTATATTCAGGACCCTATCAGCAATGCTGCGGAGGCTGTCTATGGTCTAGCTTCTAACCAGGACCAACCTAGTCCTCCGCCTGGTCCAGGAACTACCCAGCTAGAGTCCAGTGCCAGTAGTCCTGCCACCTGTCTTGCCAACGATGTTTCGTCGGGATTGGAAGACCCATTGATTGCAAGACTGGCAACAGCTCTTCaag TGATTGAGGAGGCCCTTGAGAAGTACAAAATGGAGGAGATATGTGCAGGATTCAATGGAGGCAAAGATTGCACAGCACTTATACATCTATTCCATGCCGTAGTTAAAAG GAAATACCCTGAATACAAAGGCCAGCTACAAGTACTTTACATCCAACACCCCCACGGAACATTCCATGAAGTTGACGAATTTGTGGATGAATCTATAAAAAG ATATAATCTGAAGACTATCTTGATAAAGGGTCGTATCAAAGATGCATTATGGGATATGAAGAAGAATCATCCGACGATCAAAGCCGTATTAATGGGAACGAGACAGACGGACCCACATTCTG CCAGCTTGAGTGCCTTCTCGCCCACCGATGAAGGTTGGCCTGAGTTGATGCGAGTCAATCCGATGTTATTCTGGAGCTACCATGATGTCTGGGCCTTCTTGCGTCGCCTTTTTGTGCCTTACTGCAGACTTTATGACAAAGG TTACACTTCTCTGGGTAGTGTGTCCACCACATCACCCAACCCCGCCCTGATGTACACCACCGACAGGGGCGAGATCAAGTACCACCCCGCCCACAAACTAGCAGAAGAGGAACATGAGAGGTCTGGGAGGGTACCCTTCTCGCCCAAATGA